In Gordonia sp. SL306, the genomic window TGCCGTGCATGTCCGGATGGGGATCTGGTTGCTGCGCGTTCACGGGCACCTCCTGTGGTCGGGATGGCGTCAGTGAATCACCGGCCACCGACAGTCTCCGTCGCCCGCCGGTCGTGTTGGCAGGATGGATTCCGTGCCCATCCCAGATTTCATCCGTGACCTGCGCCGCCACATCGGACACGAACCTCTCTGGCTGTCCGGTGTCAGTGCGGTGGTGCTCGACGGCACCGGACGCATCCTGCTCACCCATCGTGCGGACACGCATGAATGGGCGGTGGTGTCCGGTGTCCTCGAACCCGGGGAGGAGCCCGCTCAAGCGGTGCTGCGCGAGGTCGCCGAGGAGACCGGCATCCGGGCCGAGCTGGTGCGCCTGACCAGCGTTGACGTGACGCCGATGATCACCTACCCCAACGGCGACCACTCGCAGTACCTCGACGTCTGTTTCCTCGCCCGCCACGTGGACGGTGAACCGCACGCAGCCGACGACGAGAACACCGACGTCGCCTGGTTTCCCGCGGACGACCTACCCGAGGACCTCGCCGAGACGTCGCGGCTCCGCATCCAGAACGCGCTCCGCGACGATCCGGCGGCGTGGTTCCGCCGGTAGTCCGGGCGGGTCCGTCGACCCGAATGCGTCAGGGCTGCGGCGATCCGGCGTCACCGGT contains:
- a CDS encoding NUDIX hydrolase encodes the protein MPIPDFIRDLRRHIGHEPLWLSGVSAVVLDGTGRILLTHRADTHEWAVVSGVLEPGEEPAQAVLREVAEETGIRAELVRLTSVDVTPMITYPNGDHSQYLDVCFLARHVDGEPHAADDENTDVAWFPADDLPEDLAETSRLRIQNALRDDPAAWFRR